The following proteins come from a genomic window of Corallococcus sp. NCRR:
- a CDS encoding lamin tail domain-containing protein, with protein sequence MSPRIAVLARCLGLSVLCLGLSLGCKDSGTPPQPPPEVEGVVDAAASTVVVDRPTGVLANGSDFAVVTVTALRKADGSRLSGRTVSLTLEGEGASVLESALVTNIQGEAQAHVSSTVPGVKTVKASVKDDTGKMVPLTATATVDFADVDTVRVLAFRSALPEAVAGEPLKLLAVEVRNGAGEVATDSTAEVTLSLGSGGIVFPEGQLTVAAVNGVATFPDVVLKKAGGGYHFIANAQGFEPVASTVFTVAPGAVVGVGLDRFLDTATVGVAEAQEVTLEDLYGNAATNYTGTVTLTSTDAAATLPSHTFTAADAGRFKFEGITFRTAGPQFLTLADSAGAFSFEFRVMVSAAAPSELAFTQQPSNGTAGSALADVKVSLLDSSGNVVSTATTAVTLTLTGQPGFQAVTVAAVDGVATFSGLRVDTAGTFTFTATAGSLTKESQSFTVGAGAAAKLVLAAFADPVDAGDSNDVTVSVTDAFGNRIQGYTGTVRFTSSDAQAVLPADAAFVPADQGEKTVSGLVFKTAGTQSLTATDTATPALTATVNAEVRAGTAASLEVIASAGPFGAGQSLSYELVAHDAWGNVAKDYASTVTFTSSAAQAVLPGAYTFTLLDEGRHTFNVELRTVGDQSVTAVDVVEPSLTASHTYTIIPASAAHLSFASAPTTGSVRQALVDIEVAVQDAYGNAVTDASVDVQLSLVGGTFAQGIPTRTPVGGVAVFGELSVNDEGTYQFQASADGLQAITSANLIISDKEAPAAATGFSATAVDGARIRLDWQAPGDDGVLGTAALYELRYATTPLDDGSFGGATLVTGVGAPKTAGAAESFTVTGLTEGTTYYFALKTVDGADNASALATASAATTNPCEGYVCTPPAPECAEDGYSREVHASVCVVQDGAPACVAGDSTLEVCTGADAVCYAGACTSAPHPGAGELVISEVMHSPSAGTTEYLELTNTTSHLLDAQGLTVTLVDSAGTPTTFTASHLPMLLVPPGGRTVLAQNANYASNGGVGANVFYGTDKFMDSTGSITLKQGSVTVDSLTYTSAFPQTTGRAMSLASSIIGTKGSGHAWYWCDSTGSLEGGDRGTPGNANDDCGLNVEKPLNYCAIQYPKTFPSPDGVYPATINPNVAYDIFSQFYSYDVTQRNTKGNDFYPLIEAQLGYGTDAANPAGWTWTAADFNAGFTTPNSNNDEMKGVLQIPTAGTYSYGFRYRFKGEPWVYCDQSGKVDPPAGTWGTVQVVVKAPLTNHVLISEFSGGNGSSTAATDEFIELYNPTNSDVDLSNWQVSYKSATGTTWGSSVTIPSGKVIRAHGYFLLGGANYSGTATKDVGYTFDASASTTAGGNVRVQRPVSGPGGTTYADVDLLGWGTGNSPEGTAAPSHPAVGGSLERKAVSTSTSTTMSTTGTDALRGNGQDTDNNGQDFVTRAVRQPQSSQSPLEFY encoded by the coding sequence ATGTCCCCACGGATCGCTGTGCTCGCCCGCTGTCTGGGGTTGAGCGTGCTGTGTCTGGGCCTGTCGCTGGGCTGCAAGGATTCTGGAACCCCGCCGCAGCCTCCGCCGGAGGTGGAGGGCGTGGTGGACGCCGCAGCCTCCACGGTGGTGGTGGACCGGCCCACGGGGGTGCTGGCGAACGGCAGCGACTTCGCGGTCGTCACGGTGACGGCGCTGCGCAAGGCGGACGGCTCGCGGTTGTCCGGGCGCACGGTGTCGCTGACGTTGGAGGGGGAGGGCGCCTCCGTCCTGGAGTCCGCGCTCGTCACCAACATCCAGGGTGAGGCCCAGGCGCACGTGTCGTCCACGGTGCCGGGCGTGAAGACGGTGAAGGCGTCCGTGAAGGACGACACGGGCAAGATGGTGCCGCTCACCGCGACGGCCACGGTGGACTTCGCGGACGTCGACACCGTGAGGGTGCTGGCGTTCCGCTCGGCGCTGCCGGAGGCCGTGGCGGGCGAGCCGCTCAAGCTCCTGGCGGTGGAGGTGCGCAACGGCGCCGGCGAGGTGGCGACGGACAGCACGGCGGAGGTGACGCTGTCGCTGGGCTCCGGCGGCATCGTGTTCCCGGAGGGCCAGCTGACGGTGGCGGCGGTGAACGGCGTCGCGACCTTCCCGGACGTGGTGCTGAAGAAGGCGGGCGGGGGCTACCACTTCATCGCGAACGCGCAGGGCTTCGAGCCCGTGGCCAGCACCGTCTTCACGGTGGCGCCGGGGGCGGTGGTGGGGGTGGGGCTGGACCGCTTCCTGGACACCGCCACCGTGGGCGTGGCGGAGGCCCAGGAGGTCACGCTGGAGGACCTCTACGGCAACGCGGCGACGAATTACACGGGCACGGTGACGCTGACGTCCACGGACGCGGCCGCGACGCTGCCCTCCCACACGTTCACCGCCGCAGACGCGGGCAGGTTCAAGTTCGAGGGCATCACCTTCCGCACGGCCGGGCCCCAGTTCCTGACCCTCGCGGACAGCGCGGGCGCCTTCTCCTTCGAGTTCAGGGTGATGGTGTCCGCCGCGGCGCCCTCGGAGCTGGCGTTCACGCAGCAGCCTTCGAACGGGACCGCGGGCTCGGCGCTCGCGGACGTGAAGGTGTCGCTGCTGGACTCGAGCGGTAACGTCGTCTCCACGGCCACCACGGCGGTGACGCTGACCCTCACCGGCCAGCCCGGCTTCCAGGCCGTGACCGTGGCGGCGGTGGACGGCGTGGCGACCTTCTCCGGCCTGCGCGTGGACACGGCGGGCACGTTCACGTTCACCGCCACGGCGGGTTCGCTGACGAAGGAGAGCCAGTCCTTCACGGTGGGCGCCGGTGCCGCGGCGAAGCTCGTGCTCGCGGCCTTCGCGGATCCGGTGGACGCAGGCGACTCGAACGACGTGACCGTGTCCGTGACGGATGCCTTTGGCAACCGCATCCAGGGCTACACCGGCACGGTGCGCTTCACGTCCTCGGACGCGCAGGCGGTGCTCCCCGCGGATGCCGCGTTCGTCCCGGCGGACCAGGGCGAGAAGACCGTCTCCGGCCTCGTGTTCAAGACGGCGGGCACGCAGTCGCTCACGGCCACGGACACGGCCACCCCGGCGCTCACCGCGACGGTGAACGCGGAGGTGCGCGCCGGCACGGCCGCCTCCCTGGAGGTCATCGCGAGCGCGGGCCCCTTCGGCGCGGGCCAGTCACTGAGCTACGAGTTGGTGGCGCATGACGCCTGGGGCAACGTGGCGAAGGACTACGCCTCCACGGTGACCTTCACTTCTTCAGCTGCGCAGGCGGTGCTGCCCGGCGCGTATACGTTCACCCTGCTGGACGAGGGCCGGCACACCTTCAACGTGGAGCTGCGCACCGTCGGGGACCAGTCCGTCACCGCGGTGGACGTGGTGGAGCCGTCGCTCACGGCCTCGCACACCTACACCATCATTCCCGCCTCCGCGGCCCACCTGTCCTTCGCCTCCGCGCCCACGACGGGCTCGGTGCGGCAGGCGCTGGTGGACATCGAGGTCGCGGTGCAGGACGCATACGGCAACGCCGTCACGGACGCGTCGGTGGATGTGCAGCTGTCGCTGGTGGGGGGCACCTTCGCCCAGGGCATCCCCACGCGTACCCCCGTGGGGGGCGTGGCCGTCTTCGGTGAGCTCAGCGTCAATGACGAAGGCACCTACCAGTTCCAGGCGAGCGCGGACGGCCTCCAGGCCATCACTTCCGCAAACCTGATCATCTCCGACAAGGAGGCGCCGGCCGCCGCGACGGGCTTCAGCGCGACCGCGGTGGACGGTGCGCGCATCCGGCTGGACTGGCAGGCGCCGGGAGATGACGGCGTGCTGGGCACGGCCGCTCTCTACGAGCTGCGCTACGCCACGACCCCCCTCGACGACGGCTCCTTCGGCGGGGCCACGCTCGTGACGGGCGTGGGCGCGCCGAAGACGGCGGGTGCGGCGGAGTCCTTCACCGTCACCGGCCTGACGGAAGGGACGACGTACTACTTCGCGCTGAAGACGGTCGATGGCGCGGACAACGCGAGCGCGCTGGCCACCGCGAGCGCCGCCACCACCAACCCTTGCGAAGGCTACGTGTGCACGCCGCCCGCGCCCGAGTGCGCGGAGGACGGTTACTCGCGGGAGGTCCACGCGTCGGTGTGCGTGGTGCAGGACGGCGCGCCGGCCTGCGTGGCCGGCGACTCGACGCTGGAGGTCTGCACCGGCGCGGACGCGGTCTGCTACGCGGGCGCGTGCACCAGCGCGCCGCACCCGGGCGCGGGCGAGCTGGTCATCTCGGAGGTGATGCACTCGCCCTCCGCGGGCACCACCGAGTACCTGGAGCTGACCAACACCACGTCGCACCTGCTGGACGCGCAGGGCCTGACGGTGACCCTGGTGGACAGCGCGGGGACGCCGACGACCTTCACGGCGAGCCACCTCCCCATGCTGCTGGTGCCCCCTGGGGGGCGGACCGTGCTCGCGCAGAACGCGAACTACGCGAGCAACGGTGGTGTGGGGGCGAACGTCTTCTACGGCACCGACAAGTTCATGGACAGCACCGGCTCCATCACGCTCAAGCAGGGCTCGGTGACGGTGGACAGCCTCACGTACACGAGCGCGTTCCCCCAGACGACGGGCCGGGCCATGAGCCTCGCGTCCAGCATCATCGGGACGAAGGGCAGCGGCCACGCCTGGTACTGGTGTGACTCCACTGGCAGCCTGGAGGGCGGGGACCGGGGCACGCCGGGCAACGCCAACGACGACTGCGGCCTGAACGTGGAGAAGCCGCTGAACTACTGCGCCATCCAGTACCCGAAGACGTTCCCGTCGCCGGATGGCGTCTACCCGGCGACCATCAACCCCAACGTCGCCTACGACATCTTCAGCCAGTTCTACAGCTACGACGTCACGCAGCGGAACACGAAGGGCAACGACTTCTACCCGCTCATCGAGGCGCAGCTGGGCTACGGCACGGACGCCGCCAACCCGGCGGGCTGGACGTGGACGGCGGCGGACTTCAACGCGGGCTTCACCACGCCGAACTCCAACAACGACGAGATGAAGGGTGTCCTCCAGATTCCCACGGCCGGCACGTACAGCTACGGCTTCCGTTACCGGTTCAAGGGCGAGCCGTGGGTGTACTGCGACCAGTCCGGCAAGGTGGATCCGCCCGCGGGCACCTGGGGCACGGTGCAGGTGGTGGTGAAGGCGCCGCTGACGAACCACGTGCTCATCAGCGAGTTCAGCGGCGGCAACGGCTCGAGCACGGCCGCGACGGACGAGTTCATTGAACTCTACAACCCGACGAACTCGGACGTGGACCTGTCCAACTGGCAGGTGAGCTACAAGTCCGCCACCGGGACCACCTGGGGCTCCTCCGTCACCATCCCCTCCGGGAAGGTCATCCGCGCCCACGGCTACTTCCTCCTGGGCGGGGCGAACTACAGCGGCACTGCCACCAAGGACGTCGGCTACACCTTCGACGCCTCGGCCTCCACGACCGCCGGTGGCAACGTCCGCGTCCAGCGCCCCGTGAGCGGGCCCGGGGGCACGACGTACGCGGACGTGGACCTGCTGGGATGGGGCACCGGGAATTCCCCCGAGGGCACCGCGGCCCCTTCGCACCCGGCGGTGGGCGGAAGCCTGGAGCGCAAGGCCGTGTCTACCTCCACCTCCACCACCATGAGCACGACCGGCACGGACGCCCTTCGTGGCAATGGGCAGGACACGGACAACAACGGCCAGGACTTCGTGACCCGCGCCGTCCGGCAGCCGCAGAGCTCCCAGAGCCCGCTCGAGTTCTACTGA
- a CDS encoding lamin tail domain-containing protein produces MAPRIAVLVRCLGLAVLCLGLSLGCTDPGISPQPPPEGVVDVAASTVVVDPPRGVLANGRDTAGIIVTALRKTDGSPLSGLAVSLTVDGEGASVLESAVITDINGEARARMTSTVPGVKTVRASVTDDLGRRVPLTATASVDFADVNTVKTLAFRSALPDGVAGVPLQGLVVEVRNGAGAVVTGSTVEVTLAPGAGGSSPPEGLLRVAAVNGVATFPDVVLKKAGGGYHFSANAPGFEPVASTVFTVAPGAVVGVGLDRFLDTATVGVAEAQEVTLEDLYGNAATNYTGTVTLTSTDAAATLPSHTFTPADAGRFKFEGITFRTAGPQFLTLADSAGAFSFEFRVMVSAAALSELAFTQQPSNGTAGSALADVKVSLLDSSGNVVSTATTAVTLTLTGQPGFQAVTVAAVDGVATFSGLRVDTAGTFTFTATAGSLTKESQSFTVGAGAAAKLVLAAFADPVDAGDSNDVAVSVTDAFGNRLLAYAGTVRFTSSDAQAVLPPDVVFAPVDQGEKTVSGFVFKTAGTQSLTATDTATPALTATVNAEVRAGTAASLEVIASAGPFGAGQSLSYELVARDAWGNVAKDSASTVAFSSSDAQAVLPGAYTFTLLDEGRHTFNVELRTAGEQEVSVEDVADPSLTASHTYSIAPAAIDTLVFVSAPTTGSVRQELADVKVALRDAYGNTVSDTLTDVTLALAGGSFSLANPTRTTVEGVATFAGLVVNDEGTYRFEAGADTLAVAASGDLIITDAVAPAVAQGFSATAVSGTSIRLDWQAPGDDGVLGMAARYELRYATSAITEATFDVATLVTGVPAPKAPGTAEAFTVSALEVETTYFFALKTFDGAGNASALATASASTPSPCDGYVCTPEAPRCADDAKTREVPTSVCVVQNGLPACEDGAVERQVCAGVDAVCHAGACTLASSFVRVGELVISEVMHSPSAGTTEYLELTNTSTKLMNLSGMQVHFTSSQGSYSGFTVLHGNPLLVEPGGRLVLAQDANLATNGGVPASYAYGTNFRMDSTGAVDIRGLFGPPGGPPVDFLEYRENFPKTPGRAMSLASSIIGTAASARSRSWYWCDSTGSLSGGDRGTPGQPNDDCGMNVQPPVDFCNIQRPKTFPEDIYPATITTTATYAITSTFSDFDVTTRNPTGNDFHPRIEAQLGYGTDAAQPAGWTWIPADFNVNYGVSGGSVNDQMRAWMNIPTAGTYRYGFRYRFRDAGAPWVYCDRNGITVPPAGTYGSVTVVADVKPPLTDHVVISEFSAGKPYVSEDEFIELYNPTHADVDLSGWEVGYMPGDGSSYTTFVLPAGSRIRAHGFFLLGGATYTGTVAADVAYSAFDASDFWPGGHIRLQRPSGSTFTEVDRLGYGSASHPEGSAAPNPSSGSLIRKAVSTAILSEQVSLIGRDYWRGNGYDTDNNAANFWNIPNREPQNSASPLEFY; encoded by the coding sequence CGGCGGTCATCACTGACATCAACGGCGAGGCCCGGGCGCGGATGACGTCCACGGTGCCGGGCGTGAAGACGGTGAGGGCGTCGGTGACGGATGACCTCGGCAGGAGGGTGCCGCTCACCGCGACGGCCTCGGTGGACTTCGCGGACGTCAACACCGTGAAGACGCTGGCGTTCCGCTCTGCGCTCCCGGACGGGGTGGCGGGTGTGCCGCTCCAGGGTCTGGTCGTGGAGGTGCGCAACGGCGCCGGCGCGGTGGTGACGGGCAGCACGGTGGAGGTGACGCTGGCACCAGGCGCTGGCGGCAGCTCGCCTCCGGAGGGCCTGCTGAGGGTGGCCGCGGTGAATGGCGTGGCGACCTTCCCGGACGTGGTGCTGAAGAAGGCGGGCGGGGGCTACCACTTCAGCGCGAATGCCCCAGGCTTCGAGCCCGTGGCCAGCACCGTCTTCACGGTGGCGCCGGGGGCGGTGGTGGGGGTGGGGCTGGACCGCTTCCTGGACACCGCCACCGTGGGCGTGGCGGAGGCCCAGGAGGTCACGCTGGAGGACCTCTACGGCAACGCGGCGACGAATTACACGGGCACGGTGACGCTGACGTCCACGGACGCGGCCGCGACGCTGCCCTCCCACACGTTCACCCCCGCGGACGCGGGCAGGTTCAAGTTCGAGGGCATCACCTTCCGCACGGCCGGGCCCCAGTTCCTGACCCTCGCGGACAGCGCGGGCGCCTTCTCCTTCGAGTTCAGGGTGATGGTGTCCGCCGCGGCGCTCTCGGAGCTGGCGTTCACGCAGCAGCCTTCGAACGGGACCGCGGGCTCGGCGCTCGCGGACGTGAAGGTGTCGCTGCTGGACTCGAGCGGTAACGTCGTCTCCACGGCCACCACGGCGGTGACGCTGACCCTCACCGGCCAGCCCGGCTTCCAGGCCGTGACCGTGGCGGCGGTGGACGGCGTGGCGACCTTCTCCGGCCTGCGCGTGGACACGGCGGGCACGTTCACGTTCACCGCCACGGCGGGTTCGCTGACGAAGGAGAGCCAGTCCTTCACGGTGGGCGCCGGTGCCGCGGCGAAGCTTGTGCTCGCGGCCTTCGCGGATCCGGTGGACGCAGGCGACTCGAACGACGTGGCGGTGTCCGTGACGGATGCCTTTGGCAACCGCCTCCTGGCCTACGCAGGCACGGTGCGCTTCACGTCCTCTGACGCGCAGGCGGTGCTGCCTCCGGACGTCGTCTTCGCCCCGGTGGACCAGGGCGAGAAGACGGTCTCCGGCTTCGTCTTCAAGACGGCGGGCACGCAGTCGCTCACGGCCACGGACACGGCCACCCCGGCGCTCACCGCGACGGTGAACGCGGAGGTGCGCGCCGGCACGGCCGCCTCCCTGGAGGTCATCGCGAGCGCGGGCCCCTTCGGCGCGGGCCAGTCGCTGAGCTACGAGTTGGTGGCGCGTGACGCCTGGGGCAACGTGGCGAAGGACTCCGCGTCCACGGTGGCGTTCTCCTCGTCGGATGCGCAGGCGGTGCTTCCCGGCGCGTATACGTTCACCCTGTTGGATGAGGGCAGGCACACCTTCAACGTGGAGCTGCGCACCGCCGGGGAGCAGGAGGTCTCCGTGGAGGACGTGGCGGACCCTTCACTCACGGCCTCGCACACCTATTCCATCGCTCCGGCGGCCATCGACACGCTGGTGTTCGTCTCCGCGCCCACGACGGGCTCGGTGCGGCAGGAATTGGCGGACGTGAAGGTCGCCCTGCGGGATGCGTATGGCAACACGGTCAGCGACACCCTGACGGACGTGACGCTGGCGCTCGCGGGTGGAAGCTTCTCCCTGGCCAACCCCACGCGCACGACCGTGGAGGGCGTGGCGACCTTCGCCGGGCTCGTCGTGAATGACGAAGGCACGTATCGGTTCGAAGCTGGCGCGGACACCCTGGCGGTCGCTGCGTCCGGGGACCTGATCATCACCGACGCGGTGGCCCCTGCCGTCGCGCAGGGCTTCAGCGCGACGGCAGTGTCCGGCACCAGCATCCGGTTGGACTGGCAGGCTCCCGGAGACGACGGCGTGCTGGGCATGGCCGCTCGCTACGAACTGCGCTACGCCACGTCCGCCATCACCGAGGCGACGTTCGACGTGGCCACGCTCGTGACGGGTGTGCCCGCGCCCAAGGCTCCAGGCACGGCGGAGGCCTTCACCGTCTCCGCCCTGGAGGTGGAGACGACCTACTTCTTCGCGCTGAAGACCTTCGACGGCGCGGGGAACGCCAGCGCGCTCGCCACCGCGAGCGCCAGCACCCCCAGCCCTTGCGACGGTTACGTGTGCACGCCGGAGGCTCCGAGGTGCGCGGATGATGCGAAGACACGGGAGGTGCCCACGTCGGTATGCGTGGTGCAAAACGGCCTGCCGGCCTGCGAGGACGGCGCGGTGGAGCGCCAGGTCTGCGCTGGCGTGGACGCGGTCTGCCACGCGGGCGCGTGCACCCTGGCGTCGTCGTTCGTGCGCGTGGGTGAGTTGGTCATCTCCGAGGTGATGCACTCGCCGTCCGCCGGGACGACGGAATACCTGGAGCTGACCAACACCAGCACGAAGCTGATGAACCTGAGTGGCATGCAGGTGCACTTCACGAGCAGTCAGGGGTCGTACTCGGGGTTCACGGTGCTGCATGGCAATCCGCTGTTGGTTGAACCGGGCGGACGGTTGGTGCTCGCGCAGGACGCGAACCTGGCGACCAACGGTGGGGTGCCCGCGAGCTATGCGTATGGCACGAACTTTCGCATGGACAGCACGGGCGCCGTCGACATCCGGGGGCTGTTTGGCCCACCGGGGGGGCCGCCGGTGGACTTCCTCGAGTACAGGGAAAACTTCCCGAAGACGCCCGGCCGCGCGATGAGCCTTGCGTCCAGCATCATCGGCACGGCGGCCAGCGCACGGTCACGGTCCTGGTACTGGTGTGACTCCACCGGCAGCCTGTCCGGCGGTGACCGGGGCACGCCGGGCCAGCCAAATGACGACTGCGGCATGAACGTCCAACCGCCGGTGGACTTCTGCAACATCCAGCGCCCGAAGACGTTCCCGGAGGATATCTACCCGGCCACCATCACCACCACCGCGACCTACGCCATCACCAGCACGTTCTCCGACTTCGACGTCACCACCCGGAACCCGACCGGCAATGACTTCCATCCGCGCATCGAGGCGCAGCTGGGGTACGGCACGGACGCGGCCCAGCCGGCGGGCTGGACGTGGATCCCGGCCGACTTCAACGTGAACTACGGCGTGTCCGGGGGAAGCGTGAACGACCAGATGCGAGCCTGGATGAACATCCCCACGGCCGGCACGTACCGCTATGGCTTCCGCTACCGGTTCAGGGACGCGGGCGCGCCGTGGGTGTACTGCGATCGGAACGGCATCACCGTTCCGCCCGCGGGCACCTACGGCTCGGTGACGGTCGTGGCGGACGTGAAGCCGCCGCTGACAGACCATGTCGTCATCAGCGAGTTCAGTGCGGGGAAGCCCTACGTCAGCGAGGATGAATTCATTGAGCTCTACAACCCGACGCACGCGGACGTGGACCTGTCGGGCTGGGAGGTGGGCTACATGCCCGGCGATGGGAGCAGCTACACGACCTTCGTCCTCCCAGCCGGAAGCCGGATTCGCGCCCACGGCTTCTTCCTCCTGGGCGGCGCGACCTACACGGGAACGGTCGCCGCGGACGTCGCGTACTCTGCTTTCGACGCATCGGACTTCTGGCCCGGTGGCCATATCCGCCTCCAGCGCCCGTCCGGGTCGACCTTCACCGAAGTGGACAGGCTCGGGTACGGCTCCGCCAGTCATCCCGAGGGGTCCGCCGCCCCGAACCCCTCGAGCGGAAGCCTGATCCGCAAGGCCGTATCCACCGCCATCCTCTCTGAGCAGGTGTCCCTGATTGGCAGGGATTACTGGCGGGGGAACGGTTACGACACCGACAACAACGCGGCGAACTTCTGGAACATCCCGAACCGGGAACCCCAGAACTCCGCGAGCCCACTCGAGTTCTACTGA